The DNA sequence CGAGTTGGTAGAGGAAAAGGCCCGCCGTCGCGGTACCACGCTCGAACTACTGCCGCCCAAGTACGCCACCGTGGACCTCACCATCGTGGCCGACCGCAACCGCATCCGCCAAGTGCTCATCAACCTGATTGACAACGCCGTGAAGTACGGCCGCGACCAGGGCCAGGTGCGCGTGTCGCTGCTGGAAAGCCACCGCGGCGTGCGCATTGTGGTGCGCGACGACGGCCCTGGCATCGCCCCCGAGCACCAGGCCCGCATCTTCGAGCGCTTCTACCGGATTGATAAAAGCCGCTCGCGCGAGTCGGGTGGCTCGGGCCTGGGGCTGGCCATCAGCAAGCACATTGTAGAGGCCCACAAGTCGGGCATCCGCGTGAAGAGCGCCGTGGGTGAGGGCACCACCATGGAGTTCAAATTGCCCAAGCCCAAGGTGGCGCCCGGGGCCCCCTAGCCCGGGGCGGGGCCCCCAGCCGTACCTTTGGAGCCCTTATGAAGCTCCCGAATTTCGCCGACCTTATCCTGTTTGAAAGCGACGACTACCTCGTTGTCAACAAGCCGCCCTTTCTGGCCACGCTCGACGAGCGGGTGGGCGGGGCCCCCAATATGCTGCGCATGGCGCGCCAGCACTACGACGACATCCAGGCCGCCCACCGCCTCGACCGCGACACCAGCGGGGCCCTGGCCTTTGCCAAGCACCCCGAGGCCTACCGCCACCTGGCCATGCAGTTCGAGAGCCGGGAGGTGAAAAAGCAGTACCACGCCGTTGTCTGGGGCACTCCGCGCCTGGAGCACCAGCTCGTGGACCGCCACATCGAAACCACCACCCGCGGCAAGGCCCGCCTCGCCTACAAGGGCAAGGAGGCCGAAACCTACTTCACTACGCTCGACACGTACACTCGCCACGCCCTTGTACTGGCCGAGCCCGTGACCGGCCGGATGCACCAGATTCGGCTGCATTTGCAGTACCTCCAGGCCCCCATCGTGGG is a window from the Hymenobacter nivis genome containing:
- a CDS encoding RluA family pseudouridine synthase, with the translated sequence MKLPNFADLILFESDDYLVVNKPPFLATLDERVGGAPNMLRMARQHYDDIQAAHRLDRDTSGALAFAKHPEAYRHLAMQFESREVKKQYHAVVWGTPRLEHQLVDRHIETTTRGKARLAYKGKEAETYFTTLDTYTRHALVLAEPVTGRMHQIRLHLQYLQAPIVGDGMYGGEDFFLSSLKKKFNLKEGETEQPFIKRFALHAMRLQFAGLGGEEIAVDAPYPKDFRVLVDVLAQNR